A region of the Pseudomonadota bacterium genome:
ATCTTTACCCGGTGAATTTTGAGCAATCGACCACACATCATTGGTGACAATGTAAGGGCAACAAATCCGGACAGGACCACAGCCCCTGCTAGTGTCAAAGCAAACTCGGTAAAGATTTTACCTGTCATTCCAGGAATAAGGGCAACTGGCGCATAAACCGCTGCCAAGGTAATGGTCATGGCAACAACTGCTGAACCAATTTCCTTAGACCCCTTGATAGTTGCCTGCATTGGCGACATTCCATTTTCGATATGTCGGTAAATGTTTTCTAAAACCACAATCGCGTCATCCACCACAAGTCCAATTGCCATCACCAAAGCCAGTAGAGTCAACACGTTAATGGTGAATCCAAACAGGTACATCAAAGCAAAGGTGCCAATCAATGATAACGGAATAGTTACAATGGGAATGAGAGCCGCCCGCATCGATCTTAAGAAAACAAAAATCACCAACATCACCAAAATAGCCGCTTCAAAAATCGTGCGATACACCTCATCAATCGAACGTTCAATGAAAACCGAATGATCGACAGCAATGTCAATGTGCATTCCTTCTGGTAAATCAGATCGGATTTTTGGAAGCATTTTTTTGATTTCTTTTGCCACAGCCAGTGGATTCGCCACAGATTGACGAAATATTGCCATAGCTACAGCTTCTTTGCCGTTAAAACGAACCGAATACCGATCCTCGATAGAGTCGAACTTTACCTCGTCCACAACATCCGAAATTCGTACTAAGTATCCTTCATGCTCTTTAATGATTACATTACGAAACTGCTCTTCAGTTTTCAAAGGCGCCTTGGTGGTGATTAATATGTCTTTTTCTTTTGTAATCAAACGACCAGCGGACTTTTCGATGTTCTGTTCTCTAAGTGCATGGGAAACATCTTCTGCCGTCATGCGGTAAGCTGCCAAGCGCATAGGATCCAAGCGGATAAACATTTCATAATCACCACCGCCCCAAATTTCCACGGATGCAACTCCGCCCACAACTTCGATTTGATCTTCAAGAACTCTTTTGACGTAATCTGCAACATCCTTTGTTTCCTGAGTATCGCTGTAAAGTGTCAGGAACATCATCGCATTCGCATCAACGTCCGCTTTACGGATTTCAGGAGGATGCACATCTTGCGGCAATTTTGTACGGGCTCTACTCACTTTATCGCGTACATCATTGGCAGCACTTTCAATGTCCCGTTCTGAGCTAAATTTTAGAGTAATTGAACTTTGTGATTGCATACTGGTAGAGCGCATTTCATCAATACCTTCAATTCCAGCCAAAGCATTTTCGAGCGTTTTGGTAACTTGCGTTTCAACGATATCGGGGCTTGCTCCTTCAAAACGAGTTGTCACGCTGATGACGGGGTAGTCGACACGCGGATACTGACGAACCTGCAAACGATTAAAGGTTACCAACCCTAGAATAACCAACAATAGCGACAAAACTGTCGCTAGCACCGGTCTTTTAATACATATTTCCGTCAGTTTCATTGTTGAGATTACTCGTTTATATTAATCATTAATGCTTATTCGTCATCTTCATCTTCATCTTCATCTTCATCCTCTTCAGCCTCTTCAACAATATTAATTGGCTGGCCATCCTGGGCTTTCGAGAGCCCAACCGTCACAATCCGGTCTCCCTCGGAAAGTCCCCGCAAAACTTCAATGGTTCCTGCTTCGGAAAGACCCGTAGTAATCGCTTGTTTTACAGAAAAAGACGTCATTTTTCCGCGTAAAGGAGATTCACGAACCACATAGACATATTCCTCAGATGCACTGGAGAGAACCGCGGACTCAGGAATCAACAAAGCACCATCTTTCGCGCCAACCACCACTCTGACTCGACCAAACAAACCGGGTTTTAAAATAGCACGCTTATTGGGGATTACCGCTCTAACTTCAATGCTGTGGTCCAGTGGGTCAACTTTGGAATCAATAGAATCAATGGTTGCCTTAAACATTTGGCCAGGAAAACCATCAATGGTCACCTTTACGTCTTGACCACGGCTAATGCGTTGTATGTGGGTCGCAGGAAGACGAAAATCTACTTTAATGGGATCCATATCTACAAGCGTTAAGAGATCTTTTTGCTCATTAACAGAAGCACCAACACTGATGTTTTGCAAGCCTACATAACCATCAAAAGGTGCCAAAATTTTTGTGTGCTCAAGATCAACCTGTGCTGCTTCATATCTTCCTTCTGCTTGTTGAAGTCTTCCTATAGCTTCATCTAACTTTTTTCCCAAACCAGCTTTTCCAGCTGCAAGCGTTTTTTGTCTTGCATATTCGGCCTGCCAATATTTGAGGTCACCTTCAGCTTCTTTCAGCTTGGCCTGGTACATACTATCCTCAATTTCAACTAGGACAGCACCTTTGCTGACATAAGTTCCTTCATCAAAATTAACTTTGCTGATTTTGCCACGTATCTCTGACTTAATATCAACCCTTTGGTCGGCAAGCAATACGCCAATGACAGTAATACGCCTAACAATTGAGCCTCTGCGCACTTCTGTTACTTCAACAGATGGAAACTGGAAATCATCCATTTCATCACCATTGCGCATCACAAAGTAAGCCCCGATAGCTGTCAACAACAACACGCCAATCAAACCAAGACTGATTAACTTTTTCCTTTTCATAACGACCTTTGTTACCTACATAACTTTTACCTATACAAAAACACTAGCATAAACTTTGAGCAAGTGACTAATCTTTTTGCACTAATTTTTCAAGGTTTATGTTAATAATATAGATATTATTGATGAAATTGCCATAGTCCCAATGTCACAAGCCCTATATCGCGTCCTCCAGGTTCTGCCAGCATTCGATACCGGAGGTGTCGAACAGGGCACTTTCGATATTGCGCACGCTCTAGTTAGGAATAATCACCACGCATTTATAACATCTGAGGGCGGTAGTATGGTCAGGGATCTGCCTCAATCAAATTGTAACCACATCTTTATGGGGTTGAACACCAAAAATCCAGTCAAGATTTTCAAAAATAGCTTATCGCTGAAAAAACTTATCCAAGATGAGTGTATTGACCTTGTCCATGCTCGCTCACGCGCACCCGCTTGGAGCGCTTACATTGCCTGCAAGCAGACACAGACTCCCCTTGTGACAACCTTTCACTCAACCTACGGCCATCAAAATCGTTTTGAAGTCTGGTACAACTCTGTCATGACAAGAGCTGATCGTATCATCGCCATTTCAGAATTTATTGACCAACATATTCGTCGAATTTATTCGCCCTATATTCAAGGGCAAGAGAGACAAATTGATATCGTGCATCGCTGCGTCGATTTAGAAAAATTCACATGCAACATAGCCAATGCCAAACAAGCGCAGCAACTCAAAGAAATGTGGGGCGTGCCGAACGATCACAGAGTGATCGTACTGCCTGGGCGAGTGGTGCGCAGAAAAGGGCATAAAATCCTACTAAAGGCATTGGAAAATCTAAAAAATGGCAAATGGACTTGTTTATTCGTGGGCAAAACCAATCCAGACTCAAAATACGTAAAAGAGCTAAGACAGCAGATCAAAGAACTTAGCTGGGAACAAAAAATCAAATTTGTTGGCAACTGCACAGACATGCCCGCAGTTAATCTGCTGGCAGATGTAGTGGTTGTCAGCTCAACAGTTCCAGAAGCGTTTGGACGCACCATGGCCGAAGCGGGCGCTATGGGCACACCTGTAATCGCCTCAAATATAGGCGCCGCTCCTGAGATTATCGAGCACAGCAAAACCGGCTGGCTGATTTCCCCAGATGACACTGAAAGCTTGACCAAACAACTTGAGATCGTATTTTCTATGTCCAACCAACAAAGAGAGTCTCTCGCACAAACCGCGCGGAACCGAATACATAGCCTGTTTTCTAAGGACGAAATGTGTCGTAAAACATTAGAGATTTATGCACAAGTGATTGAAGGGGCAAGAAAGAGTACAAACTAATGGCACTAACTTACCTGAATTTCGGTATGTAAAAATAGGGGGTTGCTTTTATTCTCCAATCAGAGTAGCCCCGAAAATGAGCGCGGCAACAGAGTGTTAGACCACTCAGTTACCGCTAACCAAATGTGATCAAATACAGGAGATCATCATATGGCTGACGCCACTTTATCTCATCCCTACCTCCGATACCACCATTTTATGCAAGATCCCTTTGTTTTAGGGCCTTGTGGGTCACACGAGTGCTTCGTGTTGATCATTGGTGGATTGGCAGGATGGAGATTGGTGCCAGAAAAAGAGCTCTTGTTCTTTTTGCAGTGGTGGGTTGTCGCGCGTTTATGCCTTAGTGGGGATGCTATGAGGTCTTTCTTAAACCTAAGCGACGTAAAACGAAAAGGATTTCCTCATGAAAACAAACTCAATCAACCGTTATGCGAAGAAAAGTATTATGCAAAGTAGCTCTTAAAGTTCGTTTCATACTCTCAATTTCATTAGATTTTACTTTGCATAATATCCATTATGCAAAGCTTTGCATAACAACCGTGTAACTCTTGTTGGCTATATCGCTGATCATCCCTATACCTTAGGGGATAAAACAACCCATGTGCAAACCATTCTCAATGTGATTACCCGGGATTTTGGTAAAGATCCTACTGGAAATACTTGTATCCAATGCCGGCGGCATACCGTTACTGTTACGGATTTTATGGCCAGAGAGTATATAGATCTGCAGCCGCTCCCGCTGGACCAATAACCACTTGAAAAACAAAGAAAAAGATTTTTACTTTTCGTAAACTTTCTTGCTGTTTTCTTGTTATTTGTCAGTTACTGACGTATTTTGATTGCATCACCTTACTGCGGTCATTAGTTAAATATTTGAATTAAAAAGGAAATTTCAGAAAAAGTTTACGAAAACCT
Encoded here:
- a CDS encoding efflux RND transporter periplasmic adaptor subunit, coding for MKRKKLISLGLIGVLLLTAIGAYFVMRNGDEMDDFQFPSVEVTEVRRGSIVRRITVIGVLLADQRVDIKSEIRGKISKVNFDEGTYVSKGAVLVEIEDSMYQAKLKEAEGDLKYWQAEYARQKTLAAGKAGLGKKLDEAIGRLQQAEGRYEAAQVDLEHTKILAPFDGYVGLQNISVGASVNEQKDLLTLVDMDPIKVDFRLPATHIQRISRGQDVKVTIDGFPGQMFKATIDSIDSKVDPLDHSIEVRAVIPNKRAILKPGLFGRVRVVVGAKDGALLIPESAVLSSASEEYVYVVRESPLRGKMTSFSVKQAITTGLSEAGTIEVLRGLSEGDRIVTVGLSKAQDGQPINIVEEAEEDEDEDEDEDDE
- a CDS encoding glycosyltransferase family 4 protein: MSQALYRVLQVLPAFDTGGVEQGTFDIAHALVRNNHHAFITSEGGSMVRDLPQSNCNHIFMGLNTKNPVKIFKNSLSLKKLIQDECIDLVHARSRAPAWSAYIACKQTQTPLVTTFHSTYGHQNRFEVWYNSVMTRADRIIAISEFIDQHIRRIYSPYIQGQERQIDIVHRCVDLEKFTCNIANAKQAQQLKEMWGVPNDHRVIVLPGRVVRRKGHKILLKALENLKNGKWTCLFVGKTNPDSKYVKELRQQIKELSWEQKIKFVGNCTDMPAVNLLADVVVVSSTVPEAFGRTMAEAGAMGTPVIASNIGAAPEIIEHSKTGWLISPDDTESLTKQLEIVFSMSNQQRESLAQTARNRIHSLFSKDEMCRKTLEIYAQVIEGARKSTN